One genomic segment of Ancylobacter sp. IITR112 includes these proteins:
- the gor gene encoding glutathione-disulfide reductase, with amino-acid sequence MDQFDVDLFVIGGGSGGVRAARIAAGYGARVMLAEEYRLGGTCVIRGCVPKKLFVYAARFAHEFEDAAGFGWSVEGARFDWPTLIANKDKEIARLEGAYTANLTRSGVEILRQRASLAGPHAVRLADGREVSARTILIATGGRPNRGLDFPGCELGISSNEIFHLERFPERIVIQGAGYIALEFASLLAGLGAKVTVVHRGDKLLRGFDGDIRDRIVDEMAQNGVEFAFNVTIEGIFQEASEKRVRLNDGRDLYADEVMLAIGRVPNTVGLGLDAVEVRLDEAGAIAVDAHSRTNIASIYAVGDVTNRVNLTPVAIREGHAFADTVFGKRPWQVSYDNIPTAVFTEPEIGTVGLTEEEARAQGRRLDIYKTDFRPLKATLSGRTSRTFMKILVDQADDRVLGLHLIGEGSGEMVQMAAIAMNVGATKADFDRTMALHPSSAEELVTLRSRHVSSDPLPEASTEATPAL; translated from the coding sequence ATGGACCAGTTCGACGTCGACCTCTTTGTCATCGGCGGCGGCTCGGGGGGCGTGCGCGCCGCCCGCATCGCGGCCGGCTATGGCGCCAGGGTGATGCTGGCCGAGGAATACCGGCTCGGCGGCACCTGCGTCATTCGCGGCTGCGTGCCCAAGAAGCTGTTCGTCTACGCCGCCCGCTTCGCCCATGAATTCGAGGATGCCGCCGGCTTTGGCTGGAGCGTGGAGGGCGCGCGCTTCGACTGGCCGACGCTGATCGCCAACAAGGACAAGGAGATCGCCCGGCTGGAAGGCGCCTATACCGCCAATCTCACCCGCTCCGGCGTGGAGATTTTGCGCCAGCGCGCCAGCCTTGCCGGCCCGCATGCGGTGCGCCTCGCCGACGGACGCGAGGTGAGCGCGCGCACCATCCTTATCGCCACGGGCGGGCGGCCCAATCGCGGGCTGGACTTTCCCGGCTGCGAGCTCGGCATCTCTTCCAACGAGATCTTCCATCTCGAACGCTTTCCCGAACGCATCGTCATTCAGGGCGCCGGCTATATCGCGCTGGAATTCGCCAGCCTGCTCGCCGGGCTCGGCGCCAAGGTCACGGTCGTGCATCGCGGCGACAAGCTGCTGCGCGGCTTCGACGGCGACATACGCGACCGCATCGTCGACGAGATGGCGCAGAACGGGGTGGAGTTCGCCTTCAACGTCACCATTGAGGGCATCTTTCAGGAAGCCAGCGAAAAGCGCGTGCGGCTGAATGACGGGCGCGACCTCTATGCCGACGAGGTGATGCTGGCCATCGGCCGGGTGCCGAACACGGTGGGGCTCGGCCTTGACGCGGTGGAGGTGCGTCTCGACGAGGCCGGTGCCATTGCGGTGGACGCGCACTCCCGCACCAACATTGCCTCCATCTACGCGGTGGGCGACGTGACCAACCGGGTGAACCTCACCCCGGTCGCCATCCGCGAGGGCCATGCCTTCGCCGACACGGTGTTCGGCAAGCGGCCCTGGCAGGTGAGCTATGACAACATTCCCACCGCCGTGTTCACCGAGCCGGAAATCGGCACGGTGGGGCTCACCGAGGAGGAGGCGCGGGCGCAGGGACGGCGGCTCGACATCTACAAGACCGATTTCCGCCCGCTGAAGGCGACGCTGTCGGGGCGGACCTCGCGCACCTTCATGAAGATACTGGTCGACCAGGCCGACGACCGGGTGCTTGGCCTGCATCTCATCGGCGAAGGCTCGGGCGAGATGGTGCAGATGGCGGCGATCGCGATGAATGTCGGCGCCACCAAGGCCGATTTCGACCGCACCATGGCGCTGCACCCGTCCAGCGCCGAGGAACTGGTGACGCTGCGCTCCCGGCATGTGAGCAGCGACCCGCTGCCCGAAGCCTCCACCGAGGCAACGCCGGCGCTTTAG